A single window of Armatimonadota bacterium DNA harbors:
- the mqnC gene encoding cyclic dehypoxanthine futalosine synthase has protein sequence MSRVLAERETITIEHIADKVVEGESLTFEEGVWLFRYPRLPEIAALANTVRERIHPERIVTYVVGRIINYTNVCWVRCKFCSFYRVPGHDEGYTLPLDEIFAKIQELVDKGGVEVLIQGGLNPRLKLDYYENLFASIRERFPQVIIHALSPTEIIYIAHISRLSIEQTLRRLQQAGLQSIPGGGGEILVDRVRRQIAPYKHTVDEWLDCMRIAHGLGISSTATMMFGHVETVEDRVEHLIRIRELQAETGGFRAFIAWNFQPEETELPHIKKATGYDYLRTVAVARLMLHNVPNLQASVLTQGPKITQIALGYGINDLGSTMIEENVVSAAGSKFIPTAAEMERLIRDAGYEPRRRNTRYELLE, from the coding sequence ATGAGCCGTGTCTTAGCCGAGCGTGAAACCATCACCATAGAGCATATTGCTGACAAGGTAGTTGAAGGCGAGTCCCTTACCTTCGAAGAGGGAGTTTGGCTGTTCCGGTATCCTCGCCTGCCTGAAATCGCGGCGCTTGCCAACACCGTGCGTGAGCGTATTCACCCCGAACGCATCGTGACCTACGTGGTTGGGCGAATCATCAACTACACCAACGTCTGCTGGGTGCGGTGCAAGTTCTGTTCCTTCTACCGCGTGCCAGGACACGATGAGGGGTACACGCTCCCACTGGATGAAATTTTCGCCAAGATTCAGGAGCTGGTGGACAAGGGTGGTGTGGAGGTGTTGATACAGGGCGGCTTGAACCCCCGCCTGAAACTAGACTATTACGAGAACCTGTTCGCCAGCATCCGCGAGCGGTTCCCGCAGGTCATCATTCACGCACTCTCTCCAACAGAGATTATCTACATCGCCCACATCTCTCGCCTCAGTATCGAACAGACGCTGCGCAGGTTACAACAGGCAGGCTTGCAATCTATCCCGGGCGGTGGTGGCGAGATTCTGGTGGACCGCGTGCGCCGACAGATTGCTCCCTACAAGCATACGGTGGACGAGTGGCTGGATTGTATGCGTATCGCACACGGGTTGGGTATCAGCAGCACCGCCACCATGATGTTCGGGCACGTGGAAACAGTAGAGGACCGGGTAGAGCATCTGATTCGCATCCGCGAACTACAAGCAGAAACGGGTGGTTTCCGTGCCTTTATCGCATGGAACTTCCAGCCGGAAGAGACCGAGCTGCCCCACATCAAAAAAGCCACGGGGTACGACTATCTGCGTACAGTAGCGGTTGCCCGTTTAATGCTACACAACGTACCGAACCTGCAGGCATCCGTCCTTACGCAAGGACCGAAGATTACGCAGATCGCGCTGGGATACGGTATTAACGACCTCGGCTCCACGATGATCGAGGAGAACGTGGTGTCCGCTGCGGGTAGCAAGTTCATACCGACCGCTGCGGAGATGGAGCGCTTGATACGTGACGCGGGCTACGAGCCCCGTCGGCGCAATACGCGGTACGAACTGCTGGAGTGA